One stretch of Paenibacillus sp. AN1007 DNA includes these proteins:
- a CDS encoding cyclic nucleotide-binding domain-containing protein, with translation MKEVLDFELMRQFAREHGLDQVLDETMLAELRLLEADKGEVICEKGERPERLYFLVQGKLKIITTLPNGKPLLLRFSTPLALVGDLELVNGKEANHTVQSVNQSLLLAISFRVIQNGYAENAKFLYFMLGQVTHKLYMFSNLSSLNMLYPVESRFASYLLSITGLDAAASEEIHTSELTELADLLGASYRHLNRIIQDLCRRDIIRKVRRKIIIQNIDELREIAGGSIYE, from the coding sequence ATGAAGGAAGTGTTGGACTTTGAGCTTATGCGCCAGTTTGCCAGGGAGCATGGATTGGATCAGGTGCTGGACGAGACAATGCTTGCCGAACTGCGTCTGCTGGAGGCAGACAAAGGTGAGGTGATATGTGAAAAAGGGGAGCGCCCTGAGCGCTTGTATTTTCTCGTGCAGGGCAAGCTCAAAATTATCACAACGCTGCCAAACGGCAAGCCGCTGCTCCTTCGATTCAGCACACCGCTCGCTCTTGTCGGTGACCTGGAGCTGGTCAACGGCAAAGAAGCTAACCATACGGTGCAGTCTGTGAATCAAAGCTTGCTGCTGGCTATCAGCTTCCGTGTGATTCAGAATGGCTATGCCGAGAATGCGAAATTTCTCTATTTTATGCTTGGTCAGGTGACCCACAAGCTGTACATGTTCTCGAATCTGTCCAGTCTGAATATGCTGTACCCTGTTGAAAGCAGGTTCGCCAGTTATTTATTATCCATTACGGGGTTGGATGCAGCGGCCTCGGAAGAGATTCATACCTCTGAACTGACAGAGCTGGCCGATCTGCTGGGCGCCAGCTACAGGCATCTCAATCGAATCATTCAGGATTTGTGCAGACGCGATATTATTCGCAAGGTCAGACGGAAGATCATCATTCAGAACATAGACGAGCTGCGAGAGATTGCGGGAGGCAGTATATACGAGTAA
- a CDS encoding alanine/glycine:cation symporter family protein produces the protein MEQTIQDVVVFFNDFLWSKLLIILLVVCGVYFTTKTRFMQFRMIGDMVKVLKEPKSKEPGKISPFQAFCISMAARVGTGNITGIALAIALGGPGAVFWMWIIAIIGSASSFVESTLAQIYKVQDNGGFRGGPAYYMERGLGKRWMGVLFAVLITLSFGLVFNAVQSNTITVAFQNSFGTDRLTVGIIMAVVFAGIIMGGVKRIAKASEYIVVVLAVLYIGVAAFIVLANITELPAMIALIVKNAFGFEQMAGGTLGAALMNGVKRGLFSNEAGMGSAPNAAATADTSHPVKQGLIQAFGVLTDTLVICTSTAMIILLSGVYQGSDLGGIELTQAALSVHIGSWASGFLAVMVFLFAFSTLIGNYYYGETNIEFIKSNKVWLWIYRIAVISMVVFGAVAKVQLVWDLADLFMGLMVVVNLIAILMLSKVTFEALKDYKRQKAEGRDPVFTRDRIHIPGEIECWESEKAVIGAEKMDATG, from the coding sequence ATGGAGCAAACAATACAAGATGTTGTCGTCTTTTTCAATGATTTTCTCTGGTCCAAACTGTTAATTATTTTGCTGGTCGTTTGCGGTGTTTATTTCACAACCAAAACAAGATTCATGCAGTTCCGTATGATTGGTGACATGGTCAAAGTACTGAAAGAGCCAAAGAGCAAGGAGCCGGGCAAAATATCCCCGTTTCAGGCATTCTGTATCAGTATGGCCGCACGCGTTGGTACAGGGAATATTACAGGGATTGCACTGGCTATAGCCTTGGGGGGACCTGGTGCTGTGTTCTGGATGTGGATTATCGCTATTATCGGGTCAGCATCCAGTTTTGTCGAGAGCACACTAGCTCAAATCTACAAAGTTCAAGACAATGGTGGTTTCCGCGGGGGACCGGCGTATTATATGGAGCGAGGGCTTGGAAAACGGTGGATGGGCGTCCTGTTTGCTGTTCTGATTACCCTTTCGTTCGGCTTGGTCTTTAACGCTGTACAGTCAAACACCATTACAGTGGCATTCCAAAATTCGTTTGGAACGGATCGTTTAACGGTAGGTATTATTATGGCTGTCGTTTTTGCAGGTATCATTATGGGCGGAGTTAAACGGATCGCGAAAGCTTCAGAGTATATCGTGGTTGTGCTTGCCGTTCTGTATATTGGTGTGGCTGCGTTTATCGTGCTGGCGAACATTACGGAACTTCCGGCAATGATTGCGTTAATTGTGAAAAATGCCTTCGGTTTCGAACAGATGGCTGGCGGAACACTGGGTGCCGCGTTGATGAACGGAGTGAAGCGGGGGTTGTTCTCGAATGAAGCCGGGATGGGCAGTGCGCCGAATGCTGCAGCGACAGCAGATACGTCTCATCCGGTCAAACAAGGCCTTATTCAGGCATTTGGCGTCCTGACAGATACGCTGGTTATCTGTACAAGTACAGCAATGATTATTTTGTTATCCGGGGTGTATCAAGGCTCCGACCTGGGCGGAATCGAGCTGACTCAGGCTGCGCTCAGTGTACACATCGGCTCATGGGCTTCGGGTTTTCTGGCGGTGATGGTATTCCTGTTTGCCTTCAGCACGTTGATCGGCAATTATTACTACGGGGAAACCAATATTGAATTTATCAAGTCGAACAAGGTATGGCTTTGGATTTATCGGATTGCCGTGATCAGCATGGTGGTATTTGGTGCGGTAGCGAAGGTGCAGCTGGTTTGGGATTTGGCGGATCTGTTCATGGGACTTATGGTAGTTGTTAACCTGATTGCCATTCTGATGCTCTCCAAAGTCACCTTTGAAGCGCTGAAAGACTACAAGCGGCAGAAGGCAGAAGGACGTGATCCTGTCTTCACCCGTGACCGCATTCACATTCCGGGCGAGATCGAATGCTGGGAGTCTGAAAAAGCGGTAATTGGTGCTGAGAAAATGGATGCGACTGGATAA
- a CDS encoding methyltransferase domain-containing protein produces MSFSYYGPLCTKVYDITKPVGHSLGGDIEFYGNLLQQCSGRILEAMSGSGRMLIPLLEAGLQVDGIDYSKAMIQSCLARCAERALPTPELFEADLETLRLPYHYEAIIIPGGSLMLIQDRCASIKALQNLYDHLEPGGRLIFDLFLPDITQPAAVETSTVRLPDGDTITIEVKTTEINLLHQYKTSLIRYEQWHQGSLVGTELQELTLRWYGVEELRLILEKIGFANIEIYADFKPGQAPTKASQKFVFEAARKV; encoded by the coding sequence ATGTCATTCAGTTACTACGGTCCCTTATGCACCAAGGTATACGATATAACCAAGCCTGTCGGGCATTCCTTGGGAGGCGATATTGAATTTTACGGCAATCTGCTGCAGCAGTGCAGTGGACGCATACTTGAAGCAATGTCAGGTTCAGGACGAATGCTCATTCCACTGCTCGAAGCAGGCCTGCAGGTGGACGGAATTGATTATTCCAAAGCGATGATTCAATCCTGCCTTGCCCGATGCGCCGAACGCGCACTGCCTACGCCTGAGCTGTTCGAGGCCGATCTTGAGACCTTACGTCTTCCCTATCATTATGAAGCCATAATTATTCCAGGCGGCTCGCTGATGCTTATTCAGGACCGCTGCGCTTCAATTAAGGCGCTTCAGAATTTATACGATCACCTGGAACCCGGGGGCAGGCTGATCTTTGATCTGTTTTTGCCAGACATTACCCAGCCCGCTGCAGTTGAAACTTCAACTGTCCGCTTACCCGATGGCGACACGATAACCATTGAAGTGAAAACGACCGAAATCAATCTGCTGCACCAATACAAAACCAGTCTGATTCGCTACGAACAGTGGCATCAGGGCAGTCTTGTCGGCACAGAGCTGCAGGAGCTCACACTGCGTTGGTACGGTGTGGAGGAGCTTCGTCTGATTTTGGAGAAGATCGGGTTCGCCAACATTGAGATCTATGCAGATTTCAAGCCTGGACAAGCTCCTACAAAGGCCAGCCAGAAGTTCGTATTCGAAGCAGCACGAAAAGTATAA
- a CDS encoding response regulator, whose protein sequence is MRYFIVDDDPGMRSMLMDIIEDEGLGEIAGEAEDGAHIYAELLELHKVDVLLIDLLMPHQDGIQTVRALEGKFKGKIVMISQIESKNMIGEAYSLGIEYYITKPINRLEILSVLRLVEERLRMQQSIADIQRTLQGLSILQTGERKQTQAPDKSIATAGHFLLSEMGMIGEAGSRDLLDMLEYLEQVETEEHKLSTYTFPSLKDIFQNVAQRKLGHDASAADVTKEVKASEQRVRRAIFQTLSHVVSLGLTDYTHPKFENYASKFFDFTEIRKKMLELQNNVEPSLSQTRINTKKFVQVLYLEAKRMLH, encoded by the coding sequence ATGCGATATTTTATCGTGGATGATGATCCAGGCATGCGTTCCATGCTGATGGACATTATTGAAGATGAAGGGCTGGGGGAAATTGCTGGGGAAGCGGAGGATGGAGCACATATTTATGCTGAACTGCTGGAGCTGCATAAGGTGGACGTACTGCTGATTGATCTGCTGATGCCGCACCAGGATGGGATTCAGACGGTTCGTGCGCTGGAAGGAAAATTCAAAGGCAAGATTGTGATGATCTCCCAGATTGAGTCCAAAAATATGATTGGGGAAGCCTACTCTCTCGGTATTGAGTATTACATTACGAAACCGATCAATCGGCTTGAGATTCTATCCGTGCTGCGGCTGGTTGAGGAAAGGCTGCGCATGCAGCAGTCTATTGCTGATATCCAGCGTACACTGCAGGGACTGTCCATTTTGCAAACCGGTGAACGCAAGCAGACACAGGCTCCGGACAAAAGCATTGCTACAGCTGGCCATTTCCTGCTGTCCGAGATGGGCATGATCGGTGAGGCCGGAAGTCGGGACCTGCTCGACATGCTCGAATATTTGGAGCAGGTGGAGACCGAAGAACATAAGCTATCGACGTACACCTTCCCATCGCTCAAAGACATCTTTCAAAATGTAGCCCAGCGTAAACTCGGACACGATGCCTCGGCTGCGGATGTAACCAAGGAGGTAAAAGCATCCGAACAGCGGGTGCGAAGGGCTATTTTTCAAACATTAAGTCATGTGGTTTCTCTCGGATTGACCGATTATACCCATCCTAAGTTCGAAAATTACGCCTCCAAATTTTTTGACTTTACCGAGATTCGCAAAAAGATGCTGGAACTGCAGAACAATGTGGAGCCTTCTTTGTCCCAGACTCGCATCAATACAAAGAAATTCGTACAGGTGCTGTATCTGGAAGCCAAACGAATGCTTCATTGA
- a CDS encoding 2-hydroxymuconate tautomerase yields MPFITVKMLEGKTKEQKRQLIERMTEAACETLGVEASRVFIFIEDLEKDNYGKNGKMFSDLDENG; encoded by the coding sequence ATGCCATTTATTACGGTGAAAATGCTGGAAGGCAAAACAAAAGAGCAGAAACGTCAGTTGATCGAGCGAATGACCGAAGCTGCCTGTGAGACACTGGGTGTGGAAGCGAGCAGGGTTTTTATTTTCATAGAGGATCTGGAGAAAGATAACTACGGCAAAAACGGCAAGATGTTCTCGGATCTGGATGAAAATGGATGA
- the pepT gene encoding peptidase T, translating to MKDILIQRLSTYVQMDTQSDENSATCPSTPGQLELGKLLVEECTSIGLQEVTMDENGYVMATLPSNTDKDVPVIGFLAHLDTATDFTGKNVKPQVVENYNGEDIVLNRELDVIMSTKDFPELHGYNGHTLITTDGTTLLGADNKAGIAEIMTAMAYLIEHPEVKHGKIRVAFTPDEEIGRGPHKFDVAAFGAKYAYTVDGGPLGELEYESFNAAAAKITVRGTNVHPGTAKGKMVNSLKIAMELNGHLPVEEAPESTDGYEGFYHLLAMEGDVELTKMHYIIRDFDREKFEARKTNLLNIADKLKAKYGEKSVSVEMNDQYYNMREKIEPVRQIVDIAHEAMTRLDITPVIRPIRGGTDGSQLSYMGMPTPNIFTGGENYHGKFEYVSVDNMVKATKVIVEIAQLFEQQGNI from the coding sequence TTGAAAGATATATTAATTCAAAGACTGAGTACTTACGTACAGATGGATACCCAATCCGATGAAAATAGTGCCACCTGCCCTTCCACTCCAGGACAACTGGAACTAGGCAAACTACTCGTAGAGGAGTGCACCTCCATTGGATTGCAGGAAGTGACGATGGATGAGAACGGTTATGTGATGGCGACGCTTCCTTCTAATACGGACAAGGATGTACCTGTCATTGGTTTTCTAGCTCACCTCGACACGGCCACCGACTTTACGGGTAAGAATGTGAAACCACAGGTGGTGGAGAACTACAACGGTGAAGATATCGTATTGAACCGGGAACTGGATGTTATTATGTCTACCAAAGACTTTCCGGAACTTCATGGGTACAATGGCCACACTCTGATTACCACGGACGGCACAACGCTGCTGGGTGCAGACAATAAAGCAGGCATTGCCGAGATTATGACCGCGATGGCTTATTTGATCGAACATCCAGAGGTGAAACATGGTAAGATTCGGGTTGCTTTTACTCCAGATGAAGAGATTGGCCGTGGGCCGCACAAATTCGATGTCGCCGCGTTTGGCGCTAAATATGCCTATACTGTAGATGGCGGACCGCTTGGTGAACTGGAGTATGAGAGTTTCAATGCAGCAGCAGCTAAAATTACAGTGCGGGGAACAAACGTGCATCCTGGTACGGCAAAAGGCAAGATGGTGAATTCGCTTAAAATCGCGATGGAGCTGAACGGACATTTACCTGTAGAGGAAGCGCCTGAATCTACAGATGGGTATGAAGGCTTCTACCACCTGCTTGCGATGGAGGGTGATGTGGAGTTGACGAAGATGCATTATATCATTCGTGATTTTGACCGGGAAAAGTTCGAAGCCCGCAAAACCAACCTCTTAAACATTGCGGACAAACTGAAGGCCAAGTATGGTGAGAAAAGTGTTTCCGTCGAGATGAACGACCAATATTACAACATGCGTGAGAAAATTGAGCCCGTCCGTCAAATCGTTGATATTGCCCATGAAGCCATGACACGACTGGATATTACCCCGGTGATTCGTCCGATTCGGGGAGGAACAGACGGGTCCCAGCTCTCTTACATGGGCATGCCGACACCAAACATCTTCACTGGCGGCGAGAATTATCATGGGAAATTTGAATATGTATCGGTAGATAATATGGTAAAAGCCACAAAGGTTATTGTAGAGATTGCACAGTTGTTCGAGCAGCAGGGAAACATCTGA
- a CDS encoding methyl-accepting chemotaxis protein, whose product MNVVDALLKVMPYISLILREPASLSVYDHEKVLDVLATDKFDLGFEKGMRLLDAYQNFAVLKNGREATLSTLPKEVYGIELDTLNIPIFDDHQNVVAVFCVSYDQSNQNHLEEIIEENQNINANLVDMVQHVAAHAEELQATSEQILQNTRLAVQNSSQINKVAGFIREISEQTNLLGLNAAIEAARVGEAGAGFGVVASEVRKLSVDAKQATTDIDASLKDVQQVIQQMEVEVSQIAASSQEQASLVASFTEVIEKLNDTGARMKSLSEQLISYSVQR is encoded by the coding sequence ATAAACGTTGTTGACGCACTGTTAAAAGTCATGCCTTATATTAGCTTGATCCTGCGGGAACCAGCCAGCCTGTCCGTTTATGATCACGAAAAGGTACTGGACGTTCTAGCAACTGATAAGTTCGACCTTGGATTTGAAAAAGGGATGAGGCTTCTTGACGCCTATCAAAACTTTGCTGTGCTGAAGAATGGAAGAGAAGCTACACTTTCTACGCTGCCCAAAGAAGTGTACGGCATTGAGCTGGACACGCTGAACATTCCTATTTTTGATGATCACCAAAACGTTGTAGCCGTATTCTGTGTATCTTATGACCAGTCCAATCAGAACCACCTGGAAGAAATTATAGAAGAGAACCAGAACATCAATGCCAACCTGGTCGATATGGTACAGCATGTAGCGGCTCATGCCGAGGAACTGCAGGCCACCAGTGAGCAGATTCTGCAGAACACACGGCTAGCCGTTCAGAACTCATCCCAAATCAACAAGGTTGCAGGGTTTATTCGTGAAATCTCGGAACAAACCAACCTGCTTGGCTTGAATGCCGCAATCGAGGCAGCCCGTGTAGGTGAAGCCGGTGCCGGATTTGGCGTTGTTGCTTCCGAAGTACGTAAACTTTCCGTTGACGCCAAGCAGGCAACGACCGATATTGATGCCAGCCTGAAAGATGTGCAGCAGGTGATCCAGCAGATGGAGGTTGAAGTGTCTCAGATTGCGGCTTCTTCACAGGAGCAGGCATCACTGGTTGCTTCCTTCACCGAAGTTATTGAGAAACTCAATGACACTGGCGCACGTATGAAATCTCTGTCCGAGCAGCTGATCAGCTACTCCGTACAAAGGTAA
- a CDS encoding SRPBCC domain-containing protein: MESSSTALPDIQEELVLLASVEKVWNKVSTAEGLESWFMPSNLEPVEGHEFILEAGPFGQSPCQVIELRPQEKLAFRWGKDWTLTFKLAEQAEGTHFTLVHSGWDADKLTEFGQAHALIRERMAQGWSGLVQKLAQVVK, translated from the coding sequence ATGGAATCATCATCAACGGCATTGCCGGATATTCAGGAAGAGCTTGTACTATTGGCGTCTGTGGAAAAGGTATGGAATAAAGTCTCGACAGCGGAAGGCCTGGAATCATGGTTTATGCCCAGTAATCTGGAGCCGGTCGAAGGCCATGAATTTATACTGGAGGCAGGACCATTTGGACAATCTCCCTGCCAAGTGATCGAACTGCGGCCGCAGGAGAAGCTGGCTTTTCGCTGGGGTAAAGACTGGACATTAACATTCAAGCTTGCTGAACAAGCTGAGGGCACCCATTTTACCTTAGTTCACAGCGGCTGGGATGCCGACAAACTGACTGAATTCGGACAGGCGCACGCATTAATTCGCGAACGTATGGCCCAAGGCTGGTCTGGTCTTGTACAGAAGCTTGCCCAAGTCGTTAAATAG
- a CDS encoding NADH:flavin oxidoreductase/NADH oxidase: protein MTEQLFSPYEFKSLQLQNRVVMAPMCQYSVTAKDGIPNDWHQVHYVSRAVGGTGLIIIEMTDVDPDGRITDNDLGIWSDEHIPAFTKLVDGMHAYGSKVAIQIAHAGRKAEDAPQPVAPSVVTFPGETYKEPRALTTEEAEAMVQKFADGVRRAVQAGVDAIELHGAHGYLIHQFHSPLMNHREDVYGQDLSRFGADVIRAVKKEMPADMPLIMRISAVEYADGGYDIDHTLRLGRAYKEAGVDMFHISSGGEAPSGQHKPGNYPGYQVPFARRFREELNVPVIAVGMLEGAALAQAVIGNGDADLVAIGRGMLRDPYWANHAALELGVSKEHAAIAAQYSRGY from the coding sequence ATGACAGAGCAATTATTTTCACCTTACGAATTCAAAAGTCTGCAGCTGCAAAATCGTGTCGTGATGGCACCGATGTGCCAATATTCAGTTACGGCCAAGGATGGTATCCCGAATGATTGGCATCAGGTTCACTATGTCAGCCGTGCAGTTGGCGGAACAGGACTCATTATTATTGAGATGACAGACGTTGATCCGGATGGACGGATTACAGACAATGATTTGGGTATCTGGTCCGATGAGCATATCCCGGCCTTCACCAAGCTGGTAGACGGAATGCATGCATACGGCTCCAAAGTGGCCATCCAGATCGCACATGCAGGTCGTAAAGCTGAAGATGCACCGCAGCCGGTTGCTCCATCCGTGGTAACGTTCCCCGGAGAAACCTATAAGGAGCCGCGTGCGTTAACCACCGAAGAAGCGGAAGCCATGGTACAGAAGTTTGCGGATGGCGTGCGTCGTGCAGTTCAGGCGGGTGTGGATGCGATCGAGCTTCACGGTGCACACGGATATTTGATCCACCAATTCCATTCCCCCTTGATGAATCATCGCGAGGATGTGTATGGTCAGGATCTGTCTCGTTTCGGTGCAGACGTCATTCGTGCGGTGAAAAAAGAAATGCCTGCAGATATGCCGCTGATCATGCGAATCTCTGCTGTGGAATATGCGGATGGCGGATATGATATCGATCATACCCTTCGGCTTGGACGTGCCTATAAGGAGGCTGGCGTGGACATGTTCCATATCAGCTCCGGCGGTGAAGCACCATCGGGTCAGCATAAGCCGGGGAACTATCCGGGGTATCAGGTTCCATTTGCCCGTCGTTTCCGCGAAGAACTGAACGTACCCGTGATTGCTGTAGGCATGCTGGAGGGTGCGGCGCTGGCACAGGCTGTCATCGGCAATGGGGATGCCGATTTGGTTGCAATAGGTCGGGGCATGCTTCGGGACCCATACTGGGCTAACCATGCAGCACTTGAGCTGGGTGTGAGCAAGGAGCATGCAGCGATTGCTGCGCAGTATTCCCGCGGATACTAA